The Metarhizium brunneum chromosome 5, complete sequence sequence cagaagaaagaaaactgTCTACTCCACGGACCACTTGGGCTTAGCTAGCAAACGGGGAACATCGCAAACAGAtcttcttgggcttgtcGGGGCTGATTTAGGGAGATGTATGTAGTAGTGTGTATGTTCTTTGTTTGCAAGGAATCACGCATGTGGCCAAAGCGTGGCGTCGTTGGTCCTGGCTGAGAGGCAAGAGAGAACCGACCTTGacccttccttcctcttgtTTTTCAGATGCACCCAGTCTCGGCGAGTGCAAGCCAAGCCAGCGCTCGGATCGTGGTAATAACTGCTTGTTCCCTCGTTCCCTCGTTCTCGCCACCCGATTCGCATGCACATCTACCGGCTTCCAGATCAAGTTATTGAATCGCGTGCGCTTTAACGCAAATAAGACGTCCATTCATGGGACGTTTCATCCAGGTCTTTGGGGCCTGGGGTCTGAATTCGGCAAAAAGCCAATTGTCCAAGCTGAAGATACTAGCTCTGACATGGCTGCTCAATATCGCTCGTCTTCTCAGCACGCGACCACGACAAAGTCTCGTGAAAACCACGCTGGCATCCGAATGGGAAAGATGGTCCTCGACAGGTTTAGGATTATCGATTTGTCAACCACGGCCGAAGCGCCCAGAGTGGATCTCAAGCAAACCAATTTTGAATTCTTGGCGCCCGCGACGTGCCCGCGACCAACTGCGGATGAGCGACAGATCTCCAGACTCGCACGCCAAACTCCAAGAGTCATGCGTGTGTTAAAGCCATAGAACTGGGAGCGTGCACGGCAATATATGCAAGCCCCGTCACTAGTTGGTACTCTCGACTATTGGAGCCGCCGCGTTCATCATACACGGCACGGCCGCGCAGTCTGCGAGGCATCTTGGTGGTTGCACCCGCCGGGCTGTTGGCTCCTGCATCGCTTACTATTTCTAGCATTTGAGAATAGCAATATTCTCATCGGAGTGTTAGCTCAAAGCTTTGGAGGCCTTCAGCTCTCCCAACACACAAGCTTCGCAGGACACACTTTAACCCCTGACTTCACCATATTCAGGTCTCTCACAGTTGCTGTTGTATAAAACTGGACCAAGGAAATGAAGTCGTGGCAACGTCGATGACACAAGCCAGAAACATCCCAATTGGAGAAACAGCATTTGGTCTGGTCGAATTCTCCCTTGGAAAAAGTAGACTCTGGTTGCCTGTAGGCTGTTGCGCAAGGGCTTGTCCATGTTTGTGCAAAACAAACAGGACTAGAAAAAATCCAAAGGGACTTGACGGGGTCGAAACCATGCGGCCCCAATGGCGCGGTTCAGATTGGCCGTTCCTTGTATTCAAGATACCCATACTCCACAGACAACCTTTCGTCAAGAGTCCCTGACATGGAGGCTCGGAGAACGCTCAGTTTCTTTGACTTGACTCATCAAGCCGATCAACTACCGATCAGTCACTTCGGATATGACTGGAAGGAGTTTAGAATGCACCTACAATCTTAACACATGTTTCTCTTCCGATGTCAATCAATCGTCACTGGACGGGCTGTTTCAGTCCATCGACATTACACCTCACTGGCAAAGCTCGGCATAAACCAGCCGTGACTGCATGACTATAATTGACTACTGAACTGCACGATACAGTTTGGATCTCCGTTGTTGTTTCTGCTTCACTACTTGGGTGTTGCCCGCAACGCGTAAGTTAGATGGAAACAGGCCATCTGGCCGTGAAACTATGCAACAGCGGGATTTCACACCCCGGGAAAGGTTGATCGACTACTGGTATTTCGATTTCATATGTTTAGCATGAAAAACCGACCATTTAACTTTGCTAGAGATGGAATTTTGATTCAGTAGCTTTTCCCGGATTCTGCTCTTGCCAACTTCACGGCTACGTTGGGGAGCAATGCAATGCTCAACAATTGGGCCATCAAGGACAGAAATTTGAGAGCCATATATCTCCTATTCGAAACATTGCAGCAGAAAGAACAGGAGTCAAGTCATGTTTTCTTCTGTGTGAGCACGTTTCCAGAAATTCAATACCTGAATCTTCAACATGGCTTGATGGCTGTTTACATTACGCGCCAGACTTCCCTGGCGTCAAGACGAAGTCCTGGCCTGAAAAGACGTTCATTAGTGTCCTGTTATTGTGGGTTTTCAAATAACATCTTGCTTGTCGAATGGAACTTCTCTGTATTCGCAATAGGCTGACATCATCGATATTTTTGCGGCTTGACTTCAACACAAAACTACGGGCATGTGTATCGTGGATTTCTTCTTCGAGTTTCATATTGTCACCTCTGTTTCACTACCTGCATGTGCACGCGTGACCAAATACCCGACCGACAGGCTATCAGCAACAGCGAACAATGGGCTCGGCACCAGCCAAACGATAGTTTCAAGACGTTTACTCATACACAGACCAAGTACATTCACAAAACATGAAAGTTCCCACTCTTGACCTTGGTCACGGCATGCCGGGGGCTACACCGAGTTCATCTCAGAATGGGAGGTTGAGTTTCGCTCCAGTGGCCCTCCCCCCATCAGAGTTAACGATACCATCGAGAAAGTCCGCGCAGAAAAGACGAAACGTAATCCCGACTGGGAGGCGAAAATATCAGCTTATTTCTTTCAATTTGAAAGTCCATTACGCTGTTCAAATTATACACCTCGAATAGACACTCGTTTCCAACACCACAGAAATATCGCTCTCCCCGTGCTTAGGCTTGTCTTGATCAAGCTACAATTACACTTGACCAGCAACTCTCTCACCTTCTTACGTCACCAACCCCCCTGTCCGCAGAAAATAAAGTCATCAACCACCAACCCTCCACTCGACATATCTTTCGCACCCCTCATGCCCGGAACCCATGATGCGTAGAAACTCTTCCTGGGCCCCAGCTTGATTCGGCCTCTTCCTGATACGCAGCGGCCACTTATCAATAATTGTATGGTGAGACTTCATTTCAAGCTTCAAACGCGAGGAAAACTCGTTGAATCGACAAGCGTTCATGTATCTAACACAAAAATAGCATGTCAGCCCGTTACCCACCGGCTAATACCGGCTTAAGGTGAAAGAGTCCAGCGTACCTGTCAAAGAACTTATCATTGTTGCGAACCATATCGCGGCAGGAATCGATCCTCAGCCGATCTGCGTCATAAGGTGcgatggagaagctgggtGTGAGGTATTTCGTCACATGGCTCAGTTCTTCCCGCAGGGAGGCATACTCATCCCTCTTAGTCACTGTCTCTGGTACTGCGTTCATGAAGAGTGTGATGAGCGTAGCGTGCGGGTTGGTCTGTGGCTCCTTGAGGAGGGTGCCTAGGAGAGAAACGCATCTTTCTGGTCCAAGATATGGTGTGTCGGCGATGTTGGACGTCTGTGTTTTATTCCAATGGGTAAGTGGCTTTGTAGCTTGTCTCTGTGTACGATTGATGAATGCGTGGGGCTTACTTCGATTCGATCGAATCTCATAGCGCCGAGATGCTGtggaagagcagcagcatcaagattGCAGAGGTGGAATGAAATATTTACATGTCCCAGTCTGCCGTGTACACTTCTGATCAAGTCCAGCAGGGAGTAGTATAATTTGCCGAGTACGTCATTGGCAGCAGCCCCGGATGCTCGACTCACTTCTTGAAGCGACCAGCCGTGAAGGGGCTCTGCAGAATCCATCATGGGCCAAGCACCGAGATCCGTGAACAAGGTGCTCCGAGAAGTGTCAGTCCCTTCTCGCATCGCTTTTCATGTGATGTGCGTACTTACGGATTAGGTGTATTGAACGCGTTTCTGGGGAGTCCAAATGGGAGCAGGATGCCATCGCTACGGAACCGGAACGACCCGAACCGGCTACTTGGATCCTGTCGGAAGAACGCCCGTTCTCGGTAGTCGGCTCTGCTAGGAGCCAGGGTGACTGCCCGGCGAACATCCTGCGCTTTCTGTAGGGTCAGATTGCTTGGCTTCAAGATGCTCTGTAGAGCATCCCACGATCTCTTGGTCAGCACGAGCCGGACACTTCCTCTCGTAAAGgaaaaggcctttggaaaCAGATCATCCGGCTGTTTCTGCGTAGTCTCGTGACATACGCCTTCTACCAGTTTCAAGATCTGGCCCTGAAGTGTGCGACTGAGTTCGTCGGTGATGAAAGCGGAATACCAAATGTGTATAATGTGGTCAGCTGCCCTTTGGGGatcatcatccatcaacaACAGTAGCAGCATGATGATATTCCGGGCCACTATGTTAAAATCGCGGTCGTTCACAACCACAGAGACTCGGGTGCAAAAGTCGTTAGGAAGGTCAGCAAGAGTCCTCAGGACATTTCTCAGATCTCCGGAAGCTAATACCCGAACCCAATCAGCAAGTCTCATTGAACATTGGGTCACGGTCCACGTCCAAATGGTTCGAGAGAGGCACTATACCGGCGAAAAGAAGGTCCAGATCGCCCTTGTACCCCTTGCCTTCATTGGCTTCAAGTTTCAAAACATCAAACGCCGGCATGTTTCCCCAAAGATACTTCTTGTGGTGGTTAAAGGACCGCGCTGGAGCGTCTGATATCATAAATGCAGGCTTGCGGCCCTCGGCCTCCCATTGCGGTCGCCAAGTCGACTTGAGCAATGGAGAATTGCAGTCGAGCTTATGTGATGTCCAATGCTCTCTCTGGCAAGACACACCACAGTACTTTGTGGAGTTTGTGGTCAGCCTTGTTGTTCGCCAATCCTCCCGCGTATGTCTGACGAGACTTACACAGACGAGCTGGCACTTTTTGCACCTAAGCTTTCCATCCTCGCCGCAGCCGACGTTGGCACAAACATAGCGTGCTATGTTGGTCGTCATTGTTGTTTTCGAGCCAGGTTCTGCATTCGGTAGGCCCCAACGACAACTGACTACGGCAGCAGGCTTCGCCGGACATGATGTGGTTATATTTTTGAATGAGCGCCTGATATGAAATCGGGCGGGCCGCACATAGAAGCCTCAACAACAATTGATTGGATCGCAACCATTGCAAAGTGAGAAGAGTTTCAGCTCGGCTGCCTTGTAATATATGACAAGATGGAAGAGCGGGGTTGACTGCTAATATGATAAGCAGTCAGCATATTCCCGGAGGCATTCACACCAACAGCCGTGCCGAAGAACAACAATGTGGTGGTGCTACGTCTCTGCATACAAGGATCCGGATGTATAATTATAATGCTCGTACGGAGCAGGTACATTGCCCTTGACAGCCATCCCGCCTCCCGACGGCAACTCGCATTAGTGCCGTGAGAACGAACAGACAATCAAGGCCACCACACCCTCGCGTGGCGTCCAATTTCCTCGAATCCATTTGGCGCTGAACATGATGGCCAGACCGGTCGACTTCTGCCTCCCTGCCGCTTCCCATCGTCTGGTCGTGAATCCTCCACGTCTGTCCACGCCAGTCCTCATGTACGAGATGCAATCGAGGACGGCCCCGTCATGTCCGACCAGGGCCCTTCTCGTCCGTTGGCATTCAATtgtcaagtacggagtagaatcAAATTGTAAAAAGGCACACATGCTTGAGGACCGTACGAAAACGGCCACACGAAAGTCGATGGCAACACCACGACGGGTCCTAGTACCCAAAGCTAGCATCTTATACACCTATTGGTAGCTGGTCGCGTCGCCAACGATCGACAACTGATGCGCCTCGCATCCATCAATGAAGCCCAGTTGTCTCAATTCATCTTCATGGAAAACAATGTCCGTCTCAGGACCGCCAACAAGGTCTAATTCGCGGAGAACAATTTTGGCCCATGTCTTATacgctgctgctgaggtCCGGCTTTTAAGGATATTTACACAGGCCACTGGACAGTACAACAACAATGATGACACAGATCTATTGTACAACTAGAGTCGTGTTTCACCGTCATACCATGTCCTATGCCTGTCATCAGACAGAGAGCCTTACGCCGAGAGACTCTGGGACATGCCTCGTACCCCAGGCCGGGTGGTTACACAGCCAAGGACGACATCGGTGGCAATCATCACATTATTGAACCAATACGATTAACAAATATGGGATAATTATATCTAGAAATCTCAGTAAAGGTCCCAAATTATGATTCCCTTAACTCCAAGTCACCAGACCGCCCATCTGAATGTATCGCCGCCTTTACTTCCAGTCTTTGCTCTGGTCGTATCCATCTCGCCACGTGCCGAGTCTTGCTTATCTTGTCCACAAAGGTACGATTACAATACAATCTATTTTACACACGGTACCCAGAATATCAGATTGTTGATTGTCCATTATCCGCTCAGTAGAGCCAGTCAGTGTATCATAGAATCTGTTGTTGGGCCCTCTCAACCTTGGCTTCGCGTATGCTGTGCGTCTCCAGCAGCGACCCTGCATTCTCTGACGTGAAGATTTCAGTAGTCTCCTGAGTCGTCTCCTGAGTCTCCTCTGTGATATCTTCCGTGGTCTCTCGAATGGTCACGTAAGTGGTCTTTTCAGTCGTCTGCTTAGTCGTCTCTTCAACTGAAGCTTCTCCGGCTGAAGCCTTCTCCGAAAGGCTTTTCGGCGTCTTTAGCCTTCTGTCTCCTATAACCCCGAAATCCTGATCCGCCCGAGGCAAGCTTTGGGGGAAAGGTATATTCCCTGGTATGTTCTCTAGTCCGGTTTCATTGTCTGTTTTGTCGACTCTCGAGTACCACCACTTGTTCAGCTCGGTTTTGCGAGCCGCCATTGCCTCATCGGTAAGTCTATCGGTGCCAGGCTTGTAAAGAGCTCGAACTTCTGGAGAAGGATCCCGCCAACTCTTTGTCTGAATGAGTCTTTCATTTGGGTCCCAGACCTTCATGCGCTCCATAGGACCTGTAATGTTACGAAATTGATTCTGCGTCTCGTCTTCATAGACGGGTTCCGTTGGTAGTACAGATCCCCGAGGTTCCGCATTCCCGGCACCACCGTCCCAGATTGGATAGGAAGAGGGAGCGCTGTGCAAATTCTCTGCAAATAGAGACCCGAGCGAATCGATGGAGACATCCTCAATCCCGGCTTCGAAAAGAACTCGATTTGCAATTTGTAGCGTATCCTCGTCCGCTGGGTTAGATGTCGGTAGCGCAGAGGGTCCTGCGCTTACAAATGGTCTGAATGTTGACTCAACAGCCACGGGACGATACTGTCGCTGCCCTGGTGGCCCAGCAGTCAGGGGTAACAGTGTACCACTTGCAGAGGCAGAATTTCCAACAGGATTTGGGGCATCGCCAAACGTCAAGTTGATTCTGGAATGGTTGGGAAacggtggtgttggcgtgcCAGTTCTTGCATCCCACATATCATCAACCCTGAAGGCAGCATCAAGTTCTCCCCTTCTAAAGCCAAAGATATCTGTCGGTCCTTGATGGCCCAGGTTTGAGGGACCCCCGATCTCATTTGAACTAGAGGGAGGATTGAATGCTGACAATGTTGGGGGGCTGGTTGATGTAGTACTTCCCATAGAAGATGAGCCCAGCGTAAGTGGCCTCTTTGTTCCTCGCTTAAGCGCCCTCTGAGCATACTTCTGGGTCGGATTCTGGTAAGAAGCCAGATTATACAGTGACTTGACCGGCATATTCATGAGCAAAGTTATCTTGGATTCGCTATCCTCACTATCGTCATCACTCCCATCGAGGGAACAATGCTCGCCATCTTCTGTCGCCGCCTTTTCCTGACTGCTATTTTCAGGCATCGTGGGGGCAGAGAGGGCATTTGGAAGGTTCCCTAGATGTATGCGAGGTGTTTCTATCGGCGTCTTAGCAACAAGATGGTCGGGCTCACTGAAGGGGCTGACGGCGCGATGGTTGTTCTGCTGCAAAGGCGTGTACTGCTGGAGTGCCGAGTTGGGACGGCCTCCAAGAGCCTTCATCGACATCCCGGGCAAAGATGATTTGGGGAAGAGGGCAAGTTTGGAATGGATATTACCGTCAGACCACTTGGGCAAGCGTCCGCGACGAGTAGGCGGCTGAAGTGGCTGGGACGAACTCGGCTTGTAGATTGTTCCCGCAGTAGTGTAAGTCGGCTGGGGGGATGATGACGCAACAGCAGAATCAACAATAGCCGGGGACGAAGTAGTCTCGATATCGGCAAGAGGTGCAGTGTCCATGATGTCAAGCGTAAAGGTGGCCGTTACGCGCAAACTGAAGCCTACCACTCTTCGTACCTTCGTACCTTCGTTTTGACAGTAGACTGAAGAGATCTGGCGGCAAGTCCAAGTTAGAATAACTGTTGGCTGCGGTTGCAATTAGAGCAGAAGAAAATGGCGGTAAAGTATTTCTCCAAAGTTTCTGATTTCTGATTTCTTgtgaggaaaaaaaaaaagacgaaaacGAAAAAGAGATTTTGGCTGGTAAATGCGaagagtttttttttcttttcttagCCCCGGCACCAAGTCATTCTCTTGAGATCCAAATAAAATCTGTCCTCGAAGACTAGGGAATCAGTAGTATCTaacaaaataaaagaaaactttAAAGAGCAGAGGGCTTCAAGCACCACGGCAAGGAGGAAGCTAAAAAGCAGTGGCAAAGAGTAAAGAGGGCAGAAAGACAAGCTAAGAAGAAGGCTATGGCTTCTGGGTAAAAGTATCATGGCTCATGCTTCAAGACGGGCGAGACCAGACTTCTGCTTGGCTCCTTCCTGTATGACCAAACGGCAAGGAAGGAAGGTGCAGTGCGGCGTGTGCAGGTTTCCCAGATGATGCAAACACTTGAACATTCTGCTGCTCGAGCTAGACGTGACGCGCTACTCACCGAAAACCCAAAAAGTAAACTTTGCTACACACAGCGTATAGCCaaaattaagaataaaaataaaaatgtTACTAAGGAACTCAAGCAGATGGTGATCCAGCCCATCCCACCACGTCAAGTTGCCGAGTCTTCAAGTCTTCGAGCGCAGATAAATAATCCAAAATGACGGTGTTGATGAGACGAAACGGGGGGTTGCGAGGAAGAAGTTAAAAGAAGATGCAGTCCCCAATACCAAAGAGGAAAAATAAAGTGACTGTGACCAGTGTCTATAGCATTTGCCAGCTGTCGAGATACATAAAGGCCGTGAACCTCGCCTGTCGACAGCTGACAAAAGGCCGTCGTCTTTAGTGTTAAAAAGCTCAAAGCCgtcaaagaaaagaagccaTCACACAGACCGCGCGCAACTACATGGCACTTTGAAACCCAGAACTGGACAATGGAGACTGGAACAAAGCAGCATGTTTTTGCCATTTACGCGCCGCATCAAAATGTACCCTTTGTCTAGCGcctgtctctctctctctacTGTAAACTTACTTGcacgtcgtcctcgtccacaATATACGCAATCCAAGCATACTACTGCTACAACGCCGGGCTTTCGTTATAAGCTCGGCGGAAACGCAGCAGACGCCGTGATGCGACCAAATATCAAACGAGAAACCATGTctcatctacggagtatactcGACACTTGTCGGCTCTTCCCGAGACCCTTTTGTTACCGGGGAAAACCGGAGAAACTTTTTTACTCTTGGCTGCCCCAGACTGCCGACACGGCCAGCCGTGCTTGcatctcttttttctttcctcttcctcatgAGCGAATAGACTTCCTAGCATTGCACGGGGTTCTTTGATTTTACCGGGAAAATACAAAAAAGGGGGCACGCCAATTGATCATGCTGCGATCGACGTCATCCAGAGCGCTGGCCTCGGGTCTTGCGAAGAGCTCCGTCCCCAGGGTCGGACGAGCTGCTAATGCTGCAGCATCCTCGGCCAGTCGTGGCGGCGCCGTTGCATGGACCCCGCAGCTACAAGTACAGCTCAACTCGAGAATCTCGTCGTGCCGAAGCATTCACAGCACCGCAAGAAACATGGCTCAAGCTACGCGAACCGAGAGCGACGCCTTTGGCGAGATCCAGGTGCCCGCCGACAGGTACTGGGGTGCCCAGACGGAACGGTCCCTCGAGAACTTCCGCATCAACCAGCCTCAGGACCGCATGCCGCCTCCCGTTGTCAAGGCCTTTGGTATCTTGAAGGGGGCTGCCGCGACTGTCAACATGCGATATGGTCTGGGTACGTGAGCTGTGTCATGTGTGCTGTCATGGCCTCGATCCCAACTTGACCGCTGGCTGCCCTCAAGCTCTGTGAGCGAATTTCACTAACACCATCCTCCCATCACCCAGACCCCAAGATTGGACAGGCCATCCAGCAAGCCGCCAAGGAGGTTGCCGATGGCAAGCTCATGGACCACTTCCCGCTCGTCGTCTGGCAGACCGGCTCCGGCACCCAGTCCAACATGAACGCCAACGAAGTCATCTCCAACCGCGCCATCGAGATCCTGGGCGGCGAGAAGGGCAGCAAGAAGCCTGTCCACCCCAACGACCACGTCAACCGCAGCGCCTCCTCCAACGACACCTTCCCAACCGTCATGCACATCGCTGCCGTCCTCGAGCTTGAGAACGACCTGATCCCTGCCCTGCGAAGCCTCCGCAAGGCTCTCCAGGCAAAGGTCGACGAGttccaggccaagaacatcATCAAGATCGGCCGAACTCACTTGCAGGATGCCACGCCCCTGACTCTCGCCCAGGAGTTCTCCGGCTACGTCGCCCAGCTCGACTTTGGCATCAAGCGAGTTGAGGGATCCATCCCCGACCTCCGCCTGCTCGCCCAGGGTGGTACCGCCGTTGGCACCGGAATCAACACCTTCCAGGGCTTCGccgaggccattgccgaggaAGTCACCAAAATGACCGGCACCGAGTTCAAGACGGCCCCCAACAAGTTCGAGGCCCTAGCCGCCCACGACGCCATAGTCCAGGCCCACGGCAGCCTCAACACCGTCGCCACCTCGTTGACCAAGATTGCCCAGGACATCCGCTACCTGGGCAGCGGCCCCCGCtgcggcctcggcgagctGGCTCTCCCCGAGAACGAGCccggcagcagcatcatGCCCGGCAAGGTCAACCCCACGCAGTGCGAGGCCCTGACCATGGTCTGCGCCCAAGTCATGGGCAACAACGTCGCCACCACCATTGGCGGCATGAACGGCCAGTTCGAGCTCAACGTCTACAAGCCCCTCGTCATCCGCAACCTGCTGCACAGCTCTCGCCTCCTGGCCGACGGCATGCGCTCCTTTGAGAAGAACCTGGTTGCTGGCCTCCAGGCCAACGAGGACAAGATTTCTCAAATCATGAAGGAATCGTGAG is a genomic window containing:
- the FUMR gene encoding Fumarate hydratase — its product is MLRSTSSRALASGLAKSSVPRVGRAANAAASSASRGGAVAWTPQLQVQLNSRISSCRSIHSTARNMAQATRTESDAFGEIQVPADRYWGAQTERSLENFRINQPQDRMPPPVVKAFGILKGAAATVNMRYGLDPKIGQAIQQAAKEVADGKLMDHFPLVVWQTGSGTQSNMNANEVISNRAIEILGGEKGSKKPVHPNDHVNRSASSNDTFPTVMHIAAVLELENDLIPALRSLRKALQAKVDEFQAKNIIKIGRTHLQDATPLTLAQEFSGYVAQLDFGIKRVEGSIPDLRLLAQGGTAVGTGINTFQGFAEAIAEEVTKMTGTEFKTAPNKFEALAAHDAIVQAHGSLNTVATSLTKIAQDIRYLGSGPRCGLGELALPENEPGSSIMPGKVNPTQCEALTMVCAQVMGNNVATTIGGMNGQFELNVYKPLVIRNLLHSSRLLADGMRSFEKNLVAGLQANEDKISQIMKESLMLVTCLNPKIGYDMASKVAKNAHKKGLTLKQSAMELKALTEDEFDALVKPELMIGPSPYKQ